DNA sequence from the Streptomyces sp. NBC_01497 genome:
GTCGACGACGAAGCCGCCGTCGGCGGTGTGACCGACCACCAGGGTGGATGCGGTCGTCCCGGGAGTCTCACCGAGGTCGGGGGTGACCTCGGTGATGCCGCCGCCCGCCAGGTCGTCGACGGTGTTCACGGAGGTGAGCGCGCGCGTGGCGGCGCCGGCCGTGATCGTCCCCGAGAAGGTCTGCGGACCCATCACGATGGTGCCGTCGGGCTTGACGCCCAGCTGGGAGGCGAAGCCCGGCTTGGGGCTCTTGAGCAGGTGCCCGTCGCTCACGACACCGCCGAGCGGACGGCCACTGGCGTGGATCTCGAAGTAGTCGCCGTTGACACCGGCCACCGCGTGCGTGCGGTGGGCCATCGACGAGGGGGTCTCGTCCGCCGGGTCGGTGATCGTGTCACCGGCCTCGACCACGCGGGTCCGCAGGTTCGGGTCGCTCAGGTCGGCGGAGAGCACCTGGATGTGCTGGCGCCCGCCGACGGTGTCGTAGGTCTCGCTGTAGTGCTGCAGTCCGCGGGTGACCGTCTCGGCCGGGGTACGGGTGTAGTCCACCACCAGCGGCCAGTTCTCCGGCGTGGTGGGCAGCCAGCTCCGATCCGCCGGGTGCCGGGCGGTCGCTGCCGTGTTGTCGGCCGCGCCCGACGCGGTGGTCGCCGCACCCGTGACGGTGCCGGCGAGTGCCAGCACGAGTGCGGCGGCCACCGCGGTGCGACGTCTGCCGCCCCCGGCTCTGGTTCCACGAAGTCTCATTGCTTGTTCCTTTGGATGTGCGAGCCGTTATGCAACCGGCGATCGCCCACTCGACACCGGTGCGGCAAACCGGGGGTTTCCGGCCGGGGTTGGACAGATGACGCGTAGCGGTGTGGTTGGCTACGTTTTCGGTCTGGCAACCCGCCGGAGAGAGGTACTCCACGGCCCGGCTCCGGCCCCGGTGACCTGGACGGGTTCGCACGTTCACACCGTCACGGCCCGGAGCGCGCCGGGCGGGCCTGCTCGGGCCGGTGAGGTGGCGGGCCGTCATGTGGGGCATTCCGGGGGCAGGGAGCGCCCGGTGGCGTTCGGCGCCGGGGAGCAGGCGCCTCCCCGGCCAGCGGGCGCACCTGAATCACCGGCCTCCGGCGTGTTCGTGCACGTGGTCCGACGTCGTCGTTCGGAGCCGACCACGGGCGACCCGGCGAGGCGCGCCCTCCGGAGCCGGCAACGAGGCCGTGCCCTTGGAGGCTGAGGCCATCCACGGGCGCGCCGGGCCGCGGCCCCCGTCGGCTGACCCGCGTCGACCCGAACGACCCACCGCTGCTCGAAGGTCCCTGCACGCGGGCCGGCTCCGTACGGGACCGGGACACCGCCCGGTGCCATGCCTCCCCCGTCACCCGGGCGAACGCCGAGGTCAGGGGCGGCCCCGCCGGCACCTCACTCCGCGGGCCCGAGAGCGCAACCATTCCGATACCGGAGTGACAACGGGGGTTATTCCTAGAGCAGATGATCCCATGAAATGATCGGCACGCTACGTCGTATCTCCACCGCCTCTGAACGCTTGGACATCGCATGAGCCGAACGCCAGGGAGTCCAGCGAAGGTCTCCGGCACCGCCACGGACGACGAGGTCGAGTCCTGGGGCACCATGACCGATGACGACCTCAAGACCTGGGGCATGGCGCCGGCCGACGAGGCCGGCGCCGAACCGGCCATTGCGGAAGGCGCCGACGCGGAAGCCGGCCCTCGGGCGACCGGCTCGGCCGTCGCGCCGGCAGCGCACGACGCACAGGACCAGGACCCGGCCGCCGCGGTGCACCAGGCCTCGGCCGACGACGAGCCCGCGGAGGCTGAGGCGGAGGCAGTAGCGGACACTCAGGCGCCGGCCGCCGAGACCGCGAACTCCCTCACCCCGGGCGACGGTTCGGCCGTCGCGGCGGCGGACCCCGCAGAACTCGCGGCACCGGCCGAAGTGGCGGAATCCGCCGAAGTGGCCGAACTCGCGGCACCCGCGCAGGCGGCCGAACGCGCGGAACCCGCAGCGCGGACGGCGGAAGAGCCCGTGGACGTCGTGGCCTCGCCCGGCCCGTCCACACCACAGGGCTCCCCCGCCGGCGCCGGGGCACCGCCGGAGCACGAGGTGACCGACAACGGCGCCGAGCCCCGCGCCGAGGCCCCGGCCGCTCAGCCGCTGCCCCCGGAACAGCCGGTCGTGCCGGTCCCCGCTCGCCGGGAAGGGGACGGCGAAGCGCCGCGCACGGCACAGACGGTCATGGCGGACGAGGACGCGCCGACGGCGGCCGAACCACCGGCGACCGCCGGCGTTGTGCCCGAGAAGCCGGCGCCCACCCGGTCGGCCCGGCGCGCTCCCCTCCCCGCCGAACCGCTCATCCGGAGCCACCCGCCCACCGGCCACGCCGAGAGCGCGCTTCGTGTGGTGGAACCGACCCTCTCCGTGTCCGGCACCGGATCGGCTCAGGAGAGCGGCGCCGTCGACCCGGCACGCACCGCCCGCCGTCGCGGCAAGCCGCTGCTCGCCGCCGCGGGCGCCGCAGGAGTCCTTCTCGTAGGGATGCCGCTGCTGCTGCTCGGCCGCGGCCATGACGGCGAGAAGCAGGAGGCCCGGTCGGACGTCCCGGTCGGCACCGTTCTCGACAGCACGGACACCGAAGTCGGCCACGTCATCACGGACATACCCACCTCGCCGGGGCCGGGCAAACACCGGGGGCCCACCGCGAAGAGCACGGCGCACCCCGTCGCGCACGTGTCACCGAGCGCCCTGCTCAAGCAGAAGACGGCGAAGCACGCCGCCAACGACTCCTCGACGCACGGCATCCAGGTGCACACCGCGCAGCCGAAGTCCGACGGCGGAACACCCGCCCCGAACAAGGTCAAGAGCAAGACCACGACCAGGGCCACCGACATCCGCGCGCACGCGACGACGGTGGTGATCCAGGCGACACGCACGCTCTCCGCGGGAGAGTCGTGGTCCGCCACCCTCGCCCGCATGACGATGCGCAGCGACGGCGACCTCGTCATCTACGACGAGCACGGCCAGGTCCGCTGGAGCTCGCACACGTCCGGGACGGGCAACAGGGCGGCGTTCCAGGGGGACGGCAACCTGGTCGTCTACAACACCGCCAACCAGCCCCTGTGGGCCTCGGGCACCGCCGGGCACAACGGCGCAGCACTGGTGCTGCAGGCCGACGGGAACGTGGTCATCAGTCAGAACGGCGCCGCGCTCTGGGCCTCCGGCACACAGCACTGAGCAGCGCTCCGGGAGGCCGGGGGCATGACAGCGCCCCCGGTCCGGTGGCACCGCGTGCCCAGGACCGCGCCGGCGCCGACGGACCGCCGACCGGCCTCACCCTTCGGCTTCCCGGCACCCGTCGTACGTCGCCCGGGCCCGGCGCCTCGCGTGCTTGCGGGTCAGTCCCGCACCGCGGGCGAACGCCGCCGCGAAGGCGGTCGCTCCGGGAACAGCCCGGGCCGCCTCGGTGACGCGGTCGACGTCGCCCGGGAGGTGAGGGCGATCGCGCCGGGAGAACGGCACCCGGAGCGAGAGCGGCGAATGGCTCTACCTGGGCGTGAGTTCGAGGACGGCGATGCCGACGAGGACCACCGTACTGGCGGCGGTACGGGCGCGGCCGAGCCTCTCGTGGAAGAGGAAGGTACTCATCAGGACACCGAGGATGATGCTCGTCTCGCGCAGTGCGGCGATGGCGGGCAGGTTTTCCGGAGCTCGGGACTGTGCCCACACGACCAGTCCATAGGCGGCCAGGGACAGGACGCCTCCGGTCATGCCGCGCGGCCAGGTGGGGCGCAGATCTGTCAGCAGCGACCGTCGGCGCCGGATGAGGGCGAACAGGGGCAGGGGCAGTGCTTGTGCCAGGAACATCCAGCCGACGTAGCCGACGACGGTTCCCGCACGGCGAACGCCGGTCGCGTCGACGACGGTGTAGGAGGCGATCATGACGCCGGTCGCGACGGCAGCCGACAAGGCGGGGAGTTGGGCCCGTCCGGGTCGTCCGTCAGCGAAGGCGAGGATCGCCAGGCCCGCGGACAGCACCAGGACACCCGTCAGTTCAGCGGTCGGAAGAGACTCACCAAGTGCGCAGACCGAGAGCACCGCTACGACCCAGGGCGAGGTCCCGCGGGCGAGCGGGTACACCTGACCGAAGTCCCCGAGCCGGTAGGACTGGAGCAGCAACAGTTGATAGAGGATCTGCAGCGCTGCCGAGCCGGCGATGAACGGCCAGGCCGCCCGGTCGGGGACGGGGGCAAGGGTCACGATCACCGCGGAGCATGCCAGATAGCCCAGATCGATGAGGGCGAAGGCGACGAGTTTGTCCTGGGCGGCGTGCGCCAAGGCGTTCCAGGCCGCGTGAAGCAGCGCCGCCCCCAGCACCGCGATGACTATCGGCAGCGGCATGAGCATCATCCCCCCAGGGAATGTGATTCTCCAGTACGATCAATCCATGGAATCACATTCCCTGGGGAGCCAACTTGCCGCCCGCGTCCGGACTCAGCTGCCGCTACTGAAAGATGCCGAGGCGCGGGTTGCTCAGGTCCTCCTCGACCAAGGGCGGGACCTGGTCACACTCAGCGTCAGCGACGTCGCGACCCTTGCGCACACCGCCTCGTCCACCGTGGTGCGCGCCTGCCAGCGTCTCGGCTTCCGGGGCTTCCAAGAAGTCAAGATCCTCGCCGCGGCCGGCGCACCGCCGCCCGTTCCGGTCGGCGGCCCCCAAGCCGACGCCCTCACACGAACCGTGCACACCGCTCGCGAGACCCTGGACGGCCTGACCACAACCGTCTCCCAGACCCAGATGGACGACGTCGCCCGCGTCCTCTCCCTCGCGCCACACACCCTGGTCGTCGGTGCGGGTCTGTCCTCGGCAGTCTGCCTGGACGCCGCCTACCGACTGCGCGCCCTGGGAATGACCGTCGACGCGCCCTGCGACCCCATCACCGCCGAACTCGCCGCCGGACTGCTCCCGCCCTCTGCCGCCTGCCTGGCAGTCAGCCACACCGGCGCCACACGCAGTACGGTTGCCGCCGCCGAGCGAGCCCGCACAGCGGGAGCCACAGTCATCGCCCTCACCAGCTACGCGCACACACCACTGACGGAAGCCAGCACACACACCCTCCTCGCCGGAGGACAAGACCTGATCCTCGGACTTGAAGCCGTCGCCAGCAGGCTGGCACACCTCGCGGTGATCGACGCCCTCACGCTTACCCTCTTGGAGACACAAGGCCCCCGTGCCCGGGCGGCCTTGAGGCTTTCCGCCGAAGTCACGGCCGCGCACGCGTACTGATGGCGCGGGCGACGAACGCGATACCGCAGTCGAAGGGCGTGTTCAGCCACTTGTGCGCGTCGGTCGTCCAGGAGTGGGCCAGATGTGTGCCCCGGAGAGCCGCCTACGGTGCTCGTCGCCCGCGGCCAGGGCCCCCAGGCCGATCGCCCCGTAGACGTATACCCATCCCCCGCGGGCCTGCACCCGCTCGGACACCGCGCCGGGCGGATCGACCGCGCCGGTGTTGATGTCGCCGGCCTGGACGCACACGACCGGTGGGCGTTCGGTCCGCCGCCAGGGCCTCGTCGAGGGCGGTGAGGTCCATGGCACCGTCGGCATCGCACGCCACACGTGCCCACGTGCGCGCCCATGTCCAGAAAGCGCAGCGCCCGGTCGATCGAGGCGTACCGCTCCTCACCTACCCTCACCGGGATCCGGGGGGCGTTCCACAAGCAGTCCGGCTCGACGTTCCACCCGGCGGCGCTCAGCAGGTGGTGGCGCGCCGCGGCGAGGCCGGTGAACGCGGCCATCCGGGGTCCCCGTGGTGAAGCCGACGGACGTGGTGCGCGGCAGGCCGAGCAGTTCCACCAGCCGGCGGCCGCACTCGTCCTCGACGACGCCGGCGAACGGGCCGCAACGAGTGGAGCACCGCGTTTTGGTCCGACGCGGTGACCATCCAGTCCGCGGCCGGCGTCACCGGCGGCGAGGAGCCGATGACGTAGCCGAACCACCGCGACCCGGCGCCGGCCGTCGCCCCGGCCTCGCCTGCGCGCGCGAGTGCGGCCAAGGTCGCAGCCGTTGCCTCGCCCTTGTCAGGGATGCCGCTGGACTGCCCCAGCGCGGCCCGGATCTCCTCGGGGCCGGCGGCCGGGAAGACCTGCCTCTGCGAGAGCGAGGACCGCCGCCGCACCGCATGCTCGTACGCCCACCGCAACACGCCGGGACGTCGGCGGCGTGCTGCCCTCCGGCCACGGCGCACGCCGCTTGCTGTCGGCACGGGCGGTCCACCGCATGTCCCGGAGACTTCAGTGCAGGTGGATATTGTTCTTGACGTCGTTGCCGATGTTGTTGTTGATGTTGCCCGTACTGAAGTTGATCAGGGACGTTCCCAGAGTCGGCGTGCAAAGGAGCAGGCAGGGCCCGGGGTTGGGGGGCGTCGGGCGTTCTGTCACCGTGACTGTGGTGGTCGTGCTCGAAGCCCCGCAGCCGACGCCTCCCTCTTGGTTTCCGTTGTAGGCAGCTGTGATGGTATGCGTGCCGGTGGTGTCGAACTCCGTGGTGTCGGTGGCTTGGCCACTGTCATCCAGCAGCACGGTTTTCAACGGGTCGCCGCCGTCGAAGAAGGTCACGCCCAGGCCACCGCTGGGGTCTTCGGGGCAGGTGACGGTGGCAGTGAGCGTGACCGGGCTTTCGAGGGCGGCCGTCGACGGCGACGCCTGGACGGTGGTCTCGGAATCCGCCGCCGCGGCCGGAGTAGCCAAGCCGACCACGGTCGCCAGCGCGGCTGCGGCCATGAGTGTGCCCTGCGAACGCAGTTGTCTACGTGCCATGTGCCTGCTCCTCGTTCATCGTGGGCTTGCGCCCGCAATCATCCGACGGAGCGACACCTTATGACGGACTTGTTGGCATATGCGGGAAATGCTGCCCGTGGTTCGCCCCGTCGGGCGAGGGATCAGCTCCCCCGCATGGCCCTGCGCTGTCCAGGGAGCGCGAAGTGTGCCAGGTCAGATGTGTGGCGCGGAGACGCGCGTGTACGGCAGGGAATTGCTGGTCCCGCCCGAGGTGGTCACGGTGACGAGAACGGTGCCGGCCGGTCCCGAGGGGACGGAGGCGGTGATCGTGGCGTCCGACAGCAGGGTGAATGCGGCCGGTACTGCTCCGAAGCGGACAGCGGTGGTGGTGGTCAGGCCGCTGCCGGTGAGGGTGATCACGGTTCCCGGATCGAGGGGTCCCTGGCTCGGGGAGAGGCCGGACAGGTGAGGCGCGGGCACGTAGGTGTAGGCCAGCGAGTTGCTGGAGCCAGCCGGCGTGGTGACCGTCACCGGCGCCGTTCCGCTGCCGGGCGGGGTGACGGCGGTGAGCTGCGTCGGGGAGTCGACGGTGAACGTGGTCGCGAGGGTGGCCCCGAAGAGCACCGCGGTGGTCCCCGTCAGGTCGGCGCCCCTCAGGGTGACGCCGGCACCTCCGGACGCGGGTCCTTGGGTGGGGGTCACGGAGATGAGAGTGGGGGCGGTGAGGTAGAAGAAGAAGACCGGCCCTGTTGTGCCGCCGGGGGTCGTGACGGTGATCGGGACGGCTCCCGAGCCGGCGGGTGCGACGGCGGTGATCTGGGTGGACGAGTCGACGGTGAACGTGGTGGCGGGCGTGGCGCCGAACACGACCGAGGTCGCTGCCGACAGGCCGGTGCCGACAAGAACGACCGTCGTGCCGCCGGAAGCGGGCCCCTGGCTGGGCGAGACGGATGTCAGGGTCGGGGCCGCGGCGTAGGTGTAAGTGACAGGGTTACTGGTGCCCCCGGGGTTCCTGACGGTGACAGCGACGGCGCCCGTGCCGGGCGGTGCCACGGCAGTGATCTTCGTCGTGGAATTCACGGTGTAGGTGAGGGCCGGTGTGCTGCCGAAGGCAACCGCGGTGACGCCGGCAAAACCACTGCCGTTGAGTGTCACGGTGTTGTTGCCGGCAGCGGGCCCGGTAGAAGGAACGACCGAGGTCAGTACGGGTCCTGCCGCTGGAGCGGCCAAGCGCGCGGTGGTCGACGTGGAGCGTGCGTCGTTCATGCGTTTTCCTCGACAGTCGATGGCGGGTGAGGCACAAAGCCCCTCGGCCCCCGAATTCGGGAGCCGAGGGACTCCGCGGATGACAGACCACGCCAAGCGCGGCGTATCCATCCCTTGGGCGGGAGCATCCGTCAGATGCCGGGTCCTGCCACGTAGGTGAAGCCGTCCGCGGCGGTCGCGCTGCCCGCGTCGTTACTGATCACGACGTCGACGGCGCCGGCCGCCCCCGGCGGCGTGACGGCCGACACGGCGGTGTCGGAGATCACGGTGAAGGGTGCCGGGTTGCCGTCGAAGGTGACCTCGGTGGTGCTGGCGAGGCCGGTTCCGGTGATGGTCACAGCCGTGCCGCCCGACGTCGGCCCCTCGTCCGGGGCGACCGCGGTCACGGTCGGGACCGCGACGTAGGTGTAGGACAGACCGTTGTTGCTGCCGCCGGCCGTCGTGACGCTGACGCCCACCGTTCCGGCGGTGCCGGCCGGTGCGACGGCGGTGATCTGGCTGTCCGAGATCACCGTCGGCGTCGCACTGTTGGCGCCGAAGGCCACGCTGGTGGCCGTCGACAGGCCCGTGCCGGTGATGGTGACGGTCTCGCCTCCGGCAGTCGAGCCCGAGGTGGGGCTCAACGACTGCTTGAAGGGCGGCCCGACGTAGAAGAACGAGAGCGGGTTGCTCGTGCCGCCCGGAGTGGTGACGGTGACGCCGACCACGCCGTTACCGGACGGGGAGACAGCGGTGACCTGCGTCGGGGAGACGTTGGTGACCGAGGTGGCCGGCCGGGTGCCGAAGCGCACCGCGGTCGTGCCGGACAAGTTGGTCCCGGTGATGGTGACAAGCGTGCCACCACCACTGGATCCCTGATTCGGACTGATGGGCATGACGGACTCCTCCTGGCTCGGCACACGACACAGCGCAACCGAGCACGATCAGGTGATACGACTCCGCCGCTCCACGGGCACGTGCGTCAGCTTCCACGTCCACTGGCCAGGTGGGATCTTGAGGACCTTGCGCTGAATCCCGGGCCGGCGCTGGTGGGCGAGCCGCCGCCAGAGATCTCACGCGAGGTCTCAGGAAAAGGGAAAGCCGACGGGCACTCAGCAGTGCTCCATCGCGGGCCCACACACTTCCGCGGGGCACCTGTCCGCTGAGGCGGATACAACGAGTAACGCACCACGCCGTATCGGTGGCAAGGCCCAGCACAGTAAACAAATCCACCAGACCCGCGCATCAGAGCGCAACCAGGCGTATATACGGAATAAATATTACAAGTTCTACGAACTCATCGAGCTCCACCAGCCATGATCGCGCCACATCCGCCCTGGCTCCCCTCTCCCGCCCGACAGGACCCTCGACGACCGCTTACGAAACGTCACCCCACAGAACGAGACCCCTCTCCCCCTCCCATCCCACTCCCCCACGCACCATCTGCGCCTCAACGCCGACTTCGGCTTCAGGCACCCGCCGTACACCGCGCCGCACCCCCGTCCATCTCCCGTCGACCTGACGCTGCGTGACGGCATGGCCATCTCACCGGGCGCAGCGCGCACATCCCGACGATCGCCTCGGGCTCGTCGTAGGCACAGCGCTCCCGGCAGTACGGAGAGGAGGGCCGGGCGGGCTTCGGCGCAGCCAGCCGGCGTCCGTTTCGTGCTCTCCTCACCGCGCCACTCCGACGCCGGACTCGAACAGTTCGCCTACGTGACCTCGCACGACCCCCAGGACTCTCCTGGCAAGGCTCAGGTCCGCTCGCGCGGAGAGCACGTCGGGCACCCGGCCCGTTCCGTGGGGATCTCGGTCCGAGGTCCATGGGACGGGCTCGGTCTCGCCGACCACCAGTTCGTTCGTGGTCCTTCTGGCCGACGAGCCGGGCGGGAGCCCGGCCCACCGGCCGAGCGCGAAGGACAGCCAGACGTGCACGGACCGAGGGCGGGGACCGCGGCAGCCGTGAACGTCGTTCCGCTCAGCCGGTGGTTCTCCATCACGCGGGTCATGACGTACGCGTCGGTCTGGCGCACGCCAGGGAAACGGCCTTGTGCCCGGGGCGGACGTCCAGTGTGACCTTCCGTGGGTCCACCTCGTACACACTCCGCCCGGCGGGCGTCAGTCGCGGCACTCCGTCGGCGGCACCGGCTGTCAGGTGAACTGACCCGCGCCATCGGGGCAGGATGAACCAGTGGGCGACGACACGGCCGAGCGCAGCGGTGGGGCCTCCGTAGGAAGTGCCGTCGGTTCAGCCGCTCACAGCATCCCTGGCGAAGACCGGCGGGCCGAAGTCGCCTTCAGGCAGCATCAGTTCGGCGCGGTCCATGAGGGCGAGGCGGTGGTTTTCGGTGTGCACCTGGCCCGCATGCAAAATACTCGCCGACAGGGCTGTGCGGCACCGGCCTGTCATCACGGAGGGGCGCTCGATGAACGCGTCGTACGGCGACTGGTAATTCGGTTCGGACGGCATGCCGTCCGCGCGTGATACCTGCGGCACACGGTTGCGAAGTCCTATGGAGGGCCCGGACCGAACGCCCAGTAGCGAAATGGGTGTGCGGACCATCTGTCCGTCTGCCAGGATGACCGGCCATGACCGCAGCGCGAGCTACCGCCCTCTTCGACCAGGTGGCCTCGGTATATGACGAGGTACTGCCGTTCTTCACCGGGTTCGGCCGACAGCATATGGAGTGGCTCGCTCCGGTGCACGACACCCGTGTCCTCGACCTGGGCGCCGGGCGCGGCGCCCTGACCGCTGCCGCGCTCACCCGCGGCCGCCACGTGACGGCGGTGGACTGCGCCCCTGGCATGATCGAGCGGCTCTCGATCCAGCACCCGCGGGTTCACGAAGCGCGGGTGATGGACGCTCACCAACTGGCCTTCCCCGACAGCTCCTTCGACCTGGTCTGTGCGGGATTCGTCGTCCACCTGCTCGATGATCCGGCGGCGGCAGCCCACGAGATCCGTCGAGTCCTCACCCCCGGCGGGGTGTTCTCCTTCTCCGTCCCCGGCCCGGTCGAGGACGCGCCGGAGTGGGAGTTCTACGGTGCTCTCTTCCGCGAGTTTCAGCCCCTGATACCCGTCGGCGAAGGACGGCTCAGTCGGCCCTTGGACGCGGAGCGGTTCCTCGCGACGGCGGGGTTCACCAGCGTCAGTGAGATCGCCATCGAGCAGCGTCTTCCCGTCCCCGACGCCGACACGTTCTGGAACTGGGGGCTCTCGCACGGCTCCCGCGCCTTCTTCGACGCCCTCCCGGCAGATGCCCGAACCGAGTTCGAAGCCCGAGCAGAGCTGTCCGCCATGGACCCGATCGTATTTGCCGCCGGCGCCCACCTCTGGCGCGGCACCTCACCAGCCTGACCTCGCGCTGACGGCCCCGACAGGTCACCGCACAGCCACCGGCACCCCGCCTGGTGACCGGCAGGATTCTCAGCCGTGAGGCGCGTTTTCGCCGGTGGCCCGGCGGTAGTCATCACGGTGCTCAGGGAGGCCACCGAGGTCCACCCGTCGCTGCCGATGCGTCCGGTGCCGGAATCGTAGGACTGCGTGAGGTCCGAGATGCGGTCGGCCGCGGGACTGGGTGTCGCGTGCGCACGGGTGAACAACGTCATCACGCGTGCGCACGGGTGGACACGTCATCAGCAGCGCCACTCCGAGCGGGGCGGCTGTCAACCCAGCTTGACCATCGTCTCAGGTGGGTGATCACGCGTTTCCTCTTCTGCTGGTCGCCGTCGTCGGGGGCTGCGAGGGAGGGCGGGAAGTGCGGCGTCGACGCCCCCGGCGGCGGGTCCGGGCCGATGGAGGATCAGGAGAGGATCAGGAGGTGTACCACTGCTGGTTCGCGCCACCGTTGCAGTCCCAGATCTCCACCTCGGTGCCGTTGCTCGTGGAGGACGCGGGGTCATCGAGGCAGCGGCCGGAAGCGGGGTTGCGGAAGCCGCCGTTGTACGGCTGCCACTGTTGGTTGCCACCGCCGTTGCAGTCCCACACCTCGACCTTGCTGCCGTTCGCGGTGCCTGCGCCGGTCACGTCCAGGCACTTGCCGAGCGCGCGCAGCGTACCGTCCGAGGACGCGGTCCACACTTGCGCGCCGGTGTTGTTGCAGGACCAGATCTGCGCGGCCGTACCGTTGGTGGAGCTGCCGCCGTTGACGTCGAGGCACTTGCCGGAGATGCCCGACCGCACGGATCGACCACCGGTGGCGACGGGGGCCTTGATCCAGCCTGCGCTGTCAGCCGCCTGAATGCCGGCGTTGAAGGCGTCGGCCATCTTGCTGTAGCCGCCGTCGTTGGGGTGCAACTGGTCGGACAGGTCGGCGGCGTTCAGGGCGCTCATGTCGACCAGTCTTACGTGCTTGCCGGCCGCCTGCTCACTCTGGACGATGCCCGGTATCGCGCCGTTGAACGCGGGCCGGTTGGGCTCCTCGGTCGGGTTCGTCGACACGATGAGCGTGCCGACCAGCACCGTGGCGTCGGGTGCGTCGGCGGTGACCTGGTCGATCAGGGCGTGCAGCCGGTCGGTGGCGGTGGAGACCTGGTAGTTCTGGTTGAGGTCGTTGGTGCCGATCTCCAGGGTGACGACATTGGGCCGGTACTGGGCCAGCACGGAGTCGGCGATGCCGGCGATCTGGTCAATCCGCCAGCCGGAGTGGCCCTCGCTGTCCGGGTCGGACATGGTGCCGTTGCGCTGGGTGCCGACGAAGTCCAGCGCGTGGCCCTCGGAGGACAGCTCGTTCCACAGGTCGCCGCGGTAGCTGTTGCCGGTGCTGCTGCCGACGCCCCAGGTGATCGAGTCGCCCAGCGGCATCACCCGTAGCGCGGTGGAGGCAGCGGCGGTCCTGGCCTGTCCGACGGTGGCAGGAGCCTGGTGGGGGGCGGCGGTCGCGGGCAGGGCGGCGCCCATACTGAGCGCGGCCGCTGTCAGTGCGGCGAATCCCGCCTTCTGGTACCTCATGAGTTCTCCTTGTTGTCGGGGTGCGCGACGTGTGTGGTGAGGAGGCGCGCGACGTGCTGTGCCGTCCGCCCGCGACTGCGTGGCGCGGTCGTCGGCACACTGGGCTGGACGTATGTCCGTGCGGACATACGTCCAGCCCAGGCCGGCTTGCCGGCGGAGGTCACCGGGGAGGGCTATCCGAGAGCGGCCCTCGGTTCAGGATGCGGCGGGGATGTTCCACTTCTGGTTGGCGCCGCCGTTGCAGTCCCAGAGATCGAGGGCGGTCCCGTTGGCGGTGGCCAGTGCGGGG
Encoded proteins:
- a CDS encoding EamA family transporter, with translation MPLPIVIAVLGAALLHAAWNALAHAAQDKLVAFALIDLGYLACSAVIVTLAPVPDRAAWPFIAGSAALQILYQLLLLQSYRLGDFGQVYPLARGTSPWVVAVLSVCALGESLPTAELTGVLVLSAGLAILAFADGRPGRAQLPALSAAVATGVMIASYTVVDATGVRRAGTVVGYVGWMFLAQALPLPLFALIRRRRSLLTDLRPTWPRGMTGGVLSLAAYGLVVWAQSRAPENLPAIAALRETSIILGVLMSTFLFHERLGRARTAASTVVLVGIAVLELTPR
- a CDS encoding Ig-like domain-containing protein: MARRQLRSQGTLMAAAALATVVGLATPAAAADSETTVQASPSTAALESPVTLTATVTCPEDPSGGLGVTFFDGGDPLKTVLLDDSGQATDTTEFDTTGTHTITAAYNGNQEGGVGCGASSTTTTVTVTERPTPPNPGPCLLLCTPTLGTSLINFSTGNINNNIGNDVKNNIHLH
- a CDS encoding MurR/RpiR family transcriptional regulator, which gives rise to MESHSLGSQLAARVRTQLPLLKDAEARVAQVLLDQGRDLVTLSVSDVATLAHTASSTVVRACQRLGFRGFQEVKILAAAGAPPPVPVGGPQADALTRTVHTARETLDGLTTTVSQTQMDDVARVLSLAPHTLVVGAGLSSAVCLDAAYRLRALGMTVDAPCDPITAELAAGLLPPSAACLAVSHTGATRSTVAAAERARTAGATVIALTSYAHTPLTEASTHTLLAGGQDLILGLEAVASRLAHLAVIDALTLTLLETQGPRARAALRLSAEVTAAHAY
- a CDS encoding class I SAM-dependent methyltransferase codes for the protein MTAARATALFDQVASVYDEVLPFFTGFGRQHMEWLAPVHDTRVLDLGAGRGALTAAALTRGRHVTAVDCAPGMIERLSIQHPRVHEARVMDAHQLAFPDSSFDLVCAGFVVHLLDDPAAAAHEIRRVLTPGGVFSFSVPGPVEDAPEWEFYGALFREFQPLIPVGEGRLSRPLDAERFLATAGFTSVSEIAIEQRLPVPDADTFWNWGLSHGSRAFFDALPADARTEFEARAELSAMDPIVFAAGAHLWRGTSPA
- a CDS encoding IPT/TIG domain-containing protein, translated to MPISPNQGSSGGGTLVTITGTNLSGTTAVRFGTRPATSVTNVSPTQVTAVSPSGNGVVGVTVTTPGGTSNPLSFFYVGPPFKQSLSPTSGSTAGGETVTITGTGLSTATSVAFGANSATPTVISDSQITAVAPAGTAGTVGVSVTTAGGSNNGLSYTYVAVPTVTAVAPDEGPTSGGTAVTITGTGLASTTEVTFDGNPAPFTVISDTAVSAVTPPGAAGAVDVVISNDAGSATAADGFTYVAGPGI
- a CDS encoding IPT/TIG domain-containing protein codes for the protein MNDARSTSTTARLAAPAAGPVLTSVVPSTGPAAGNNTVTLNGSGFAGVTAVAFGSTPALTYTVNSTTKITAVAPPGTGAVAVTVRNPGGTSNPVTYTYAAAPTLTSVSPSQGPASGGTTVVLVGTGLSAATSVVFGATPATTFTVDSSTQITAVAPAGSGAVPITVTTPGGTTGPVFFFYLTAPTLISVTPTQGPASGGAGVTLRGADLTGTTAVLFGATLATTFTVDSPTQLTAVTPPGSGTAPVTVTTPAGSSNSLAYTYVPAPHLSGLSPSQGPLDPGTVITLTGSGLTTTTAVRFGAVPAAFTLLSDATITASVPSGPAGTVLVTVTTSGGTSNSLPYTRVSAPHI
- a CDS encoding ricin-type beta-trefoil lectin domain protein, which translates into the protein MRYQKAGFAALTAAALSMGAALPATAAPHQAPATVGQARTAAASTALRVMPLGDSITWGVGSSTGNSYRGDLWNELSSEGHALDFVGTQRNGTMSDPDSEGHSGWRIDQIAGIADSVLAQYRPNVVTLEIGTNDLNQNYQVSTATDRLHALIDQVTADAPDATVLVGTLIVSTNPTEEPNRPAFNGAIPGIVQSEQAAGKHVRLVDMSALNAADLSDQLHPNDGGYSKMADAFNAGIQAADSAGWIKAPVATGGRSVRSGISGKCLDVNGGSSTNGTAAQIWSCNNTGAQVWTASSDGTLRALGKCLDVTGAGTANGSKVEVWDCNGGGNQQWQPYNGGFRNPASGRCLDDPASSTSNGTEVEIWDCNGGANQQWYTS